In Vanessa atalanta chromosome 3, ilVanAtal1.2, whole genome shotgun sequence, one genomic interval encodes:
- the LOC125077024 gene encoding neuroligin-1-like, translated as MRADLAALYAWLVCCAAALSTHKYSTRVIRTKYGPLRGIVVHSHPQVEAYLGVPYATPPLGSLRYMPPVTPSQWRTTRLADALGSACPQVPPATVPREEALLLYPRARIRQLERLLPMLVNQSEDCLYVNLYVPVNGLEGESEGAGLPCLVFVHGESYEWSSGNAYDGTTLAAHGNIIVVTINFRLGVLGFLKTGAKGSAQGNFGLMDLVAGLHWLRENLPAFGGNPEKVTLMGHGTGAALANFLAVSPVARELLKRVVLLSGSGLSSWALQREPLTIKRKVAEQTGCHGDLLEDDLAPCLRNKPLAELLAIRLDPPRFLPGFAPFVDGTVIVNPSSAPPPSDNSRLGAGAAAVASAAGHELADFPHRELLFGLTTTESYLEFNAQDLEFGFNETRRDRILRTFVRNAYYYHLNEIYSTLKNEYTDWDKPVQNPLSVRDATLEVLSDGRTAAPLIRLGYLHALRGGVTYFTHFHHLSQDKDYPQRPGSVHGEELPYYLGMPLSLSHHQQNFTQIEQRLSKLCMHYLANFVKYGNPNDPSATPPPSPVMGESVPLGPDQTPYWDTYDTINQLYMEISGKSEMRSHYRGHKMSLWLSLIPQLHRPGSDLPDAAMRHHHFQDDNANYYEGAVRTQSLSRAHVPHVVSIDVGSRGGELGRSTPPPRSAQPKPSPAPPALSTECPPNSTTTPIQPDDALLRRLASSHYQSYTAALTVTIAVGCFLLLLNVLIFAGIYHQRGSRPRRCKDDLAEAGSSSSSDNYDGKLDYEVRAFDGKGFGFECKSAHVPRSSGSKFDLRTLSDCGEPTFGEYSCYDEKHRAARSSLPDVSVGSAIEAGSVVCIDTQKPDIQRVDGRNSDAIGRTSTFEPRVVDSSTQVKFGPITDSSDVTSDTNGDSESIAAGGSGILRVPPAATTPAPPGIMKKRVQIQEISV; from the exons ATGCGCGCGGACCTTGCCGCGCTCTACGCGTGGCTCGTCTGTTGCGCAGCCGCTCTGTCTACGCATAAATACAGCACGCGTGTGATTCGTACCAAGTACGGACCATTGCGTGGGATCGTGGTGCATTCGCACCCTCAAGTGGAGGCGTACCTTGGTGTTCCTTACGCGACTCCACCCCTCGGAAGTCTTAG ATACATGCCGCCTGTGACACCATCACAGTGGCGTACGACTCGACTGGCGGACGCGTTAGGATCCGCGTGTCCGCAAGTGCCTCCTGCGACCGTACCGCGTGAAGAAGCATTGCTCTTATATCCGCGTGCTCGTATTCGTCAACTCGAAAGATTATTGCCCATGCTTGTGAACCAGAGCGAGGATTGTCTCTACGTTAACCTCTATGTGCCTGTTAACG GTTTAGAGGGGGAGAGCGAGGGAGCAGGTCTGCCGTGCCTTGTGTTTGTGCACGGGGAGTCTTACGAGTGGAGCTCGGGTAATGCATACGACGGCACTACGCTCGCGGCACATGGAAACATCATTGTAGTTACTATCAACTTTAGACTAGGCGTACTTG GTTTTCTCAAGACTGGAGCTAAAGGATCTGCACAGGGTAATTTCGGGCTAATGGATCTCGTGGCTGGGTTACACTGGTTGCGAGAAAATTTACCAGCTTTTGGAGGAAATCCTGAAAAAGTTACTCTCATGGGACACGGCACTGGAGCAGCGCTTGCCAATTTTCTAGCGGTTTCTCCCGTTGCCAGAG AACTACTGAAGCGCGTCGTCTTGTTAAGCGGGTCGGGGCTTAGCTCATGGGCGTTGCAGAGGGAACCGCTCACGATAAAAAGAAAG gtAGCGGAGCAGACCGGATGTCATGGGGATTTACTTGAAGACGATTTGGCGCCATGTCTACGCAACAAGCCGCTCGCCGAGCTGCTGGCCATTCGGCTCGACCCGCCCCGCTTTTTACCTGGATTTGCGCCATTTGTAGACGGGACTGTTATCGTGAATCCCTCTTCC GCACCTCCGCCGAGTGACAATTCTCGACTTGGCGCGGGTGCGGCTGCCGTGGCGAGCGCAGCGGGACACGAGCTTGCCGACTTTCCGCACAGGGAGCTATTGTTCGGTCTGACCACAACAG AATCTTACTTGGAATTCAATGCTCAAGACTTGGAGTTTGGCTTCAACGAGACTCGGCGGGACCGCATTCTGCGCACCTTCGTCCGTAACGCCTACTACTACCACCTCAATGAGATTTATTCCACCCTAAAGAACGAGTACACGGACTGGGACAAACCTGTGCAGAATCCGCTTAGTGTACGAGACGCTACGCTAGag GTTCTAAGCGACGGCCGGACCGCAGCTCCCTTGATTAGACTCGGCTACCTCCATGCACTGCGCGGCGGTGTAACGTATTTCACACATTTTCACCATCTCTCGCAGGATAAAGACTACCCGcag CGTCCAGGCTCTGTTCACGGCGAGGAGCTTCCGTATTACCTTGGCATGCCACTATCACTGTCACACCACCAGCAGAACTTTACGCAGATTGAACAAAGACTGTCTAAGCTGTGCATGCACTACCTCGCAAATTTCGTTAAATATgg caATCCAAATGATCCCTCTGCAACACCGCCGCCGAGCCCCGTGATGGGGGAATCGGTTCCACTCGGACCCGACCAGACTCCCTACTGGGATACCTACGACACTATTAACCAACTTTATATGGAAATCA GCGGCAAGTCGGAGATGAGAAGTCACTATCGTGGTCACAAAATGTCATTGTGGTTGTCCCTAATACCGCAACTGCATCGCCCCGGATCAGATCTGCCAGATGCCGCTATGAGACATCATCACTTTCAAGACGATAACGCCAATTATTATGAAG GTGCAGTAAGAACGCAATCACTTTCGCGCGCACATGTACCGCATGTTGTAAGCATTGACGTCGGAAGTCGTGGTGGGGAATTAGGTCGCAGTACTCCTCCACCACGATCAGCCCAGCCAAAACCGTCTCCAGCTCCTCCTGCGCTATCAACGGAATGTCCTCCCAATTCTACGACTACGCCCATACAACCCGATGATGCTCTTTTGCGTCGGCTAGCTTCATCCCATTATCAATCCTACACCGCGGCCCTCACTGTAACCATAGCTGTCGGttgttttcttttacttttaaacgtGCTGATATTCGCGGGAATCTATCACCAGCGAGGCTCCCGGCCTCGGCGTTGCAAAGATGATCTTGCCGAGGCCGGGAGCTCTTCATCTTCAGACAATTACGATGGCAAATTAGATTACGAGGTGAGAGCATTTGACGGAAAAGGTTTCGGGTTCGAGTGTAAATCTGCACACGTGCCGCGCAGTTCGGGTTCCAAGTTCGATTTGCGGACGTTATCGGATTGTGGAGAGCCCACTTTTGGCGAGTACAGTTGTTACGATGAGAAACATCGAGCAGCGCGCAGTTCGTTACCGGATGTAAGTGTCGGAAGCGCGATAGAGGCGGGTAGTGTTGTTTGTATCGATACTCAAAAACCAGATATACAAAGAGTTGATGGCCGTAATTCAGATGCTATTGGTAGAACTAGTACTTTTGAACCACGCGTTGTAGATAGTTCTACTCAAGTCAAATTTGGGCCGATAACGGATTCGTCGGATGTGACATCAGATACGAATGGTGATTCTGAATCTATTGCTGCAGGCGGCTCTGGTATTTTAAGAGTGCCGCCAGCAGCTACAACACCTGCACCTCCGGGAATTATGAAAAAGCGAGTGCAAATACAAGAAATATCTGTATGA